DNA from Thermodesulfobacteriota bacterium:
AACAGACCGGAAACAAAAAGCTCTTCCACCTTGTCATATCTAATATGATTTCCGATCACTTTTGCCCCCACCGCACAGCCGAGTGAATGGTCCCAGAATTTTTCCTGTAAGGTTTTCTTTCTCTTGTTCATACCGGTAAACATATTGAATATAGATGTGGTCAGGAGTAAATTTCTTATGGCATCAAAACCAAGCAGCACGATTGCATCTGTCACAGTGGAAATCTTTTGGGGGAATCCGTAAAATGATGAGTTAACCAGCTTTAAAAGCCTTGCGGTAAGCACCTGATCATCAACGATAACTCCTGCCAGGTCCTTAGCGGATGATCTGGGATTGTTTACCTGTTCAGTTATCCGAATGATTACGCTGGGAAGGGTCGGAAGATCATCTATTCTTCTAATCACTCTGGATAAACCCATATGGCTATTTTTACTTTTCTTCATGAGTTATTTTTTCTATCTGTTTGCATGCCACCTTCATTATTTCTTCCATAACCGGATCCTGGAGAACATCGGAAAATTTTTCTTTCAACTCTTTTTTTATCTTTTCCCTGGCTTTGGATTCCTCTCTTTTCTCTGAATCTATGTCTTCAACCTGTTCTCCCTCCACCGAGACCTCGCTTATTCCCCATGATCTTAATATCCATACTTTCCTCTCCGTAAGCTCTGTTCCGTCTTTAAGCAACAAAACATCCTGCTGGCTGTAAACAGATTTTGCCAGTATCATGCCCGGCTTAAACTCTTCTAAATCAACAGTAATCATCGGTTCCTCTTATATTATAAAAAGTCGGTCATCCTGCCATGTTAATGATTTGGCTGAAGGTCTTGTTTTATCTATCCGTTATATCGGCAGTTATAAAAAAAACTTAAGGGTTCGCCCAAAAATACCTTCATATTTTATACATCCCGAAACCCGAACTCCCCGACTCGCAGCACCCAAGGGGTAAGATGCATCCCTTAACCATATTTTTCCAAATAGTTACACGTTAATCAAATCGTTATTCCGTCCAAAAAAATGAAAAAACAGCTAAAGTTTTTAAAAACAATCCCGATAAATGTATTGAAGACAAAATAAAAAACATGAAAGGAGGTGAGAAAAAAACAGGAAATCAAATTTGTCTGAAATTTAAAATGTCGGAAAATTCGGCAAAACATTCAACCATTCGGCAGGATGCCGAAATAAAAACCTAGAAAAGGAGAAATATCATGGCTATTACATTAACATCAGGAATGAGACAAAACCTTTTTGCTTTGCAGAATACTACCAAGCTGATGGAAAAAACCCAGACCCGTCTTTCCACTGGGAAAAGAGTTAACAGCGCTCTGGATGATGCCATCAACTTTTTTGCGGCAGAAAATCATCAGCAACGTGCAGACGACCTGGCATTTCGTAAAGATGCCATGGGCGAAGCCATTCAGACCATAAAGGCCGGAAACAACGGAATCGAAGCCATT
Protein-coding regions in this window:
- a CDS encoding HDOD domain-containing protein, which codes for MKKSKNSHMGLSRVIRRIDDLPTLPSVIIRITEQVNNPRSSAKDLAGVIVDDQVLTARLLKLVNSSFYGFPQKISTVTDAIVLLGFDAIRNLLLTTSIFNMFTGMNKRKKTLQEKFWDHSLGCAVGAKVIGNHIRYDKVEELFVSGLLHDIGKVVEMLFFPEDFEKVASIIKEKNILMKSAEDETLGYTHAELGKLLAEKWNLPQKLVNAIEFHHEPDNAGRFIQEAAVVHLADILCRALDIGSGGDNKIPFLNKIAWETLQIKLSAIEPIMEKIKLEFEDISKFANYT